The following proteins come from a genomic window of Lycium ferocissimum isolate CSIRO_LF1 unplaced genomic scaffold, AGI_CSIRO_Lferr_CH_V1 ctg12091, whole genome shotgun sequence:
- the LOC132041870 gene encoding uncharacterized protein LOC132041870, whose protein sequence is MVAIVKYGIIGVGMMGREHLINLYHLKSEGVSVVCIADPHVPSQKYAQKLAESFNWNLQVFAGHKQLLESGLCDVVVVSTPNMTHYEILMDIINHPKPHHVLVEKPLCTNVSDCKKVISAAKGRSDMLVQVGLEYRYMPPVAKLIDIVKEGALGKVKMVAIREHRFPFLVKVDNWNRFNCNTGGTLVEKCCHFFDLMTLFIGANPVRVMASGSMDLNHKDEVYDGRVPDMIDNAYVIVEFDNGCRGMLDLCMFAEGSKNEQEISVVGDIGKGEALVPESIVRWGARAEGKNGVQTFLAEDKRIKYDGLHHGSSYLEHLQFLSAVRARGEQAPAVGLHDGLVSVAIGVAAQLSIQKGRSVMIEEVMHEQLLQST, encoded by the exons ATGGTAGCAATAGTGAAATATGGGATTATTGGTGTTGGGATGATGGGAAGAGAACATTTAATCAATCTTTATCATCTCAAAAGTGAAGGAGTTTCTGTTGTTTGCATAGCTGACCCACATGTCCCTTCTCAAAAGTATGCCCAAAAGTTAGCAGAATCCTTTAACTGGAATCTCCAG GTTTTTGCAGGGCACAAACAGTTGTTAGAAAGTGGGCTCTGTGATGTGGTGGTCGTTTCAACTCCAAACATGACTCACTATGAGATTCTCATGGACATCATCAATCACCCAAAACCCCATCATGTTTTGGTGGAGAAGCCTTTATGCACAAATGTTTCAGACTGCAAAAAG GTTATAAGTGCTGCCAAAGGGAGATCAGATATGCTGGTACAAGTTGGGCTAGAGTACAGATATATGCCACCTGTTGCAAAGTTGATAGACATAGTTAAAGAAGGAGCTTTAGGAAAAGTCAAGATGGTTGCAATTCGAGAACATCGATTTCCATTTCTTGTTAAG GTCGATAATTGGAATCGCTTCAATTGCAACACTGGGGGAACTCTGGTAGAGAAGTGCTGTCATTTCTTTGATCTCATGACGCTTTTCATTGGAGCTAATCCTGTTCGTGTGATGGCTTCTGGATCGATGGATTTGAATCACAAAGATGAAGTATATGATGGACGG GTGCCTGACATGATTGACAATGCTTATGTAATTGTGGAATTCGACAATGGTTGTCGTGGCATGCTTGACCTCTGTATGTTTGCTGAGGGAAGTAAAAATGAGCAAGAAATATCTGTAGTAGGTGACATTGGAAAG GGTGAAGCACTTGTGCCTGAGAGCATTGTGCGTTGGGGAGCACGAGCTGAAGGAAAAAATGGCGTACAAACCTTCCTAGCTGAAGATAAGCGAATAAA ATACGATGGGCTACATCATGGTTCAAGCTATTTGGAGCACCTCCAGTTTTTGTCAGCAGTAAGAGCAAGAGGAGAACAAGCTCCTGCTGTTGGTTTACATGATGGATTGGTTTCAGTAGCTATTGGAGTTGCTGCGCAGCTTTCGATTCAGAAAGGTCGATCTGTTATGATTGAGGAAGTCATGCATGAACAGCTTCTTCAATCCACCTAG
- the LOC132041869 gene encoding uncharacterized protein LOC132041869 — MEEPMLHLIMEKGPLSGQNLDYKPGSKIHIGRVIRGNTISIKDPGISSKHLSIHFESGSWVINDLGSSNGTFLNTIAIDPSQPTKLTDGDVIKIGELTSIKVKISAMEVDPVEEIEPKGRNTRRNTKRKAGLGVIDENSELGFGNVGPKRTTRNAKNLKIEVGNVDEVENFTVIEAEKEGKGNSRKTRGSKKVESVNEAENIDVVDVERENKLCSKRTRGSKKVESVKDVDDGVEEAENIDVERETKCPRRTRGSRKADSVKDGGDDMEETGSLVVVEVEQQRKPSPRRTRGGSRKVESLGVVDADRERKPSPRRTRGSKRAQNVEEAKNFVAIDVEKEKKVCTRRTRGLRKEKDVENVHENVGECMELKQLGNGKGKGKGSTTTTVRSEEDGVMEKLERDQKDCEETVEDNADKGVERNVLEEVSVSNVGGANPSEVPMEEVVDLEKMTLGEWFDYLEVNLPEQIIDATEEMILGMKQKAERFQEFMLQQKNANDCDGIPKG, encoded by the coding sequence ATGGAAGAACCAATGCTACACCTTATAATGGAAAAAGGTCCACTTTCTGGTCAAAATCTAGACTACAAACCCGGTTCAAAGATCCACATTGGTCGGGTCATCCGTGGCAATACAATCTCTATCAAAGACCCCGGTATCTCCTCTAAACACCTCAGTATCCATTTCGAATCCGGGTCATGGGTCATCAATGATCTCGGATCCTCAAACGGTACATTTCTCAACACTATCGCAATTGACCCGTCTCAACCCACTAAACTTACAGACGGTGATGTTATAAAAATCGGCGAATTGACGTCAATTAAAGTCAAAATTTCAGCAATGGAGGTTGACCCAGTTGAAGAAATTGAGCCTAAGGGTAGAAATACTCGACGAAACACGAAGCGTAAGGCGGGATTGGGGGTGATTGATGAAAATAGTGAGCTAGGGTTTGGAAATGTGGGTCCCAAAAGAACGACTAGGAATGCTAAGAATTTGAAAATTGAGGTTGGAAATGTGGATGAAGTTGAGAACTTTACTGTAATTGAAGCTGAGAAAGAGGGGAAAGGGAATTCGAGGAAAACTCGAGGTTCTAAGAAAGTAGAGAGTGTGAATGAAGCTGAGAATATTGATGTAGTTGATGTTGAAAGAGAGAATAAACTGTGTTCGAAGAGGACTAGGGGTTCGAAGAAAGTGGAGAGTGTTAAAGATGTGGATGATGGTGTGGAGGAAGCTGAGAATATTGATGTTGAAAGAGAGACTAAATGTCCGAGGAGGACTAGGGGTTCTAGGAAAGCGGATAGTGTTAAAGATGGGGgtgatgatatggaggaaaCTGGAAGTCTAGTTGTAGTTGAGGTGGAGCAACAAAGGAAACCTAGTCCGAGGAGGACTAGGGGTGGTTCTAGGAAAGTGGAGAGTCTTGGTGTAGTTGATGCAGATAGAGAGAGGAAACCGAGTCCGAGGAGAACTAGGGGTTCTAAGAGAGCACAGAATGTGGAAGAAGCTAAGAATTTTGTAGCAATTGAtgtagagaaagagaagaaagtgTGTACGAGGAGGACTAGGGGTTTAAGGAAGGAGAAAGACGTGGAAAATGTCCATGAAAATGTAGGTGAATGCATGGAATTGAAGCAACTTGGGAATGGGAAGGGGAAGGGGAAGGGAAGCACTACAACAACAGTGCGTTCGGAGGAAGATGGGGTGATGGAGAAGTTGGAAAGAGACCAAAAAGATTGTGAAGAAACAGTAGAGGACAATGCCGATAAAGGAGTTGAAAGAAATGTGCTTGAGGAGGTGTCAGTTAGTAATGTTGGTGGTGCAAACCCGAGTGAAGTTCCAATGGAGGAGGTTGTGGATTTAGAGAAAATGACACTTGGAGAGTGGTTTGATTATTTGGAGGTTAATTTGCCAGAACAAATAATTGATGCCACTGAGGAGATGATTTTAGGTATGAAACAGAAAGCAGAGAGATTTCAGGAGTTCATGTTGCAGCAGAAGAATGCAAATGATTGTGATGGAATACCAAAGGGTTAG